In one Haloplanus salinus genomic region, the following are encoded:
- a CDS encoding BCCT family transporter produces MTSHATAVLERLARSALLPVCVLSGVVVVFGFFFPAIVGSVVSGRGWLVLSLLFFGTGLTYLALLPVDSPDADDSQPGAPYLLRVRHLSWRNWAGGFLARQDPVTFGVPVVVLGGFFAARLLAPTQTGVAVTAARRVLFGRFDWVFLGAMFLAVGYAFVLLVGPWGSIRLGGPDAEPDYTYPTYFAMVFTAGIAAGVVFWGPAESLFHYGSPPPGTGVTPRSAAAAVVALTYASFHWGVSAWCAYLVVGLPIAYYTHQHGAPLRVSTILTPFLGVDGLDGALAKLVDVLAIFATIGGIATSVAFVGQQFLAGITFQWGVAVGGSGALLFVAGLVVIYGVSAESGVQRGIRRIAGVNLVLFVLFALLLLIVGPRGFVLDVGAAALGRYATDFVSMSFVASSPWAADWTVWNWAWWFSWAPFAGLFLAALSKGRRVRTVVFTGVVATSVASVCWHLLFGGTALALQRSGRADVLATIDAAGGAEAVAGFPVLAALPLSRLLLFAFLALIVVFIVTSADTSTLVVSILATRRGVAPTTGSIVFWGVLQGLVAGAVLLVGGGESLQVAAVLTGGPFAVLSVVALAGLTLAFRRHERGRSTLVGRIRAAVGRAGDPPGDDG; encoded by the coding sequence ATGACCTCACACGCTACGGCCGTGCTGGAGCGACTCGCTCGCTCCGCGCTCCTCCCCGTGTGTGTGCTGTCCGGCGTCGTCGTCGTCTTCGGCTTCTTTTTCCCCGCTATCGTCGGCTCCGTCGTCTCCGGTCGCGGATGGCTCGTCCTCTCGCTACTCTTTTTCGGCACCGGGCTCACCTACCTCGCACTCCTCCCGGTGGACTCCCCCGACGCCGACGACTCACAGCCGGGGGCGCCGTATCTCCTCCGGGTCCGGCACCTCTCGTGGCGCAACTGGGCCGGCGGCTTCCTCGCCAGACAGGACCCCGTCACGTTCGGCGTGCCGGTCGTCGTCCTCGGCGGCTTCTTCGCCGCCCGCCTCCTCGCGCCCACCCAAACCGGTGTGGCCGTCACGGCGGCCCGGCGCGTCCTCTTCGGGCGTTTCGACTGGGTCTTCCTGGGCGCCATGTTCCTCGCCGTCGGCTACGCCTTCGTTCTCCTCGTCGGTCCGTGGGGGTCGATCAGACTCGGCGGCCCCGACGCCGAACCGGATTACACGTACCCGACGTACTTCGCGATGGTCTTTACCGCCGGCATCGCCGCGGGCGTCGTCTTCTGGGGCCCCGCCGAGTCGCTCTTCCACTACGGATCGCCCCCACCCGGGACGGGTGTCACGCCCCGTTCCGCCGCCGCCGCCGTCGTCGCGCTCACCTACGCGAGCTTCCACTGGGGCGTGTCGGCGTGGTGTGCCTACCTCGTCGTCGGCCTCCCCATCGCCTACTACACGCACCAGCACGGCGCCCCGCTCCGCGTCTCGACGATTCTCACCCCTTTTCTCGGCGTCGACGGCCTCGACGGCGCGCTCGCGAAACTCGTCGACGTGTTGGCCATCTTCGCCACCATCGGTGGCATCGCCACCTCCGTCGCGTTCGTCGGCCAACAGTTCCTCGCCGGCATCACTTTCCAGTGGGGCGTCGCCGTCGGGGGGTCCGGCGCCCTCCTCTTCGTCGCCGGCCTCGTCGTCATCTACGGCGTCTCGGCCGAGAGCGGCGTCCAACGCGGCATCCGTCGCATCGCCGGCGTCAACCTCGTCCTCTTCGTGCTCTTCGCGCTCCTGCTTTTGATCGTCGGCCCCCGCGGGTTCGTCCTCGACGTCGGCGCCGCCGCCCTCGGCCGCTACGCCACCGACTTCGTGTCGATGAGCTTCGTCGCCTCCTCCCCGTGGGCCGCCGACTGGACGGTCTGGAACTGGGCGTGGTGGTTCTCGTGGGCGCCCTTCGCCGGCCTCTTTCTCGCGGCGCTCTCGAAGGGTCGCCGGGTGCGGACCGTCGTCTTCACTGGCGTCGTCGCCACGTCGGTCGCCTCCGTCTGTTGGCACCTGTTGTTCGGCGGCACTGCACTCGCACTCCAACGATCCGGCCGGGCCGACGTACTCGCCACCATCGACGCCGCCGGCGGCGCCGAAGCCGTCGCCGGCTTCCCGGTCCTCGCCGCACTCCCGCTCTCGCGGCTCCTCCTCTTTGCCTTCCTCGCGCTCATCGTCGTCTTCATCGTCACCTCCGCGGACACGTCGACGCTCGTCGTGTCGATTCTCGCCACTCGCCGGGGCGTCGCACCGACCACCGGGAGCATCGTCTTCTGGGGGGTCCTCCAGGGGCTCGTCGCCGGCGCCGTGTTGCTCGTCGGCGGCGGCGAGTCGCTACAGGTCGCGGCCGTACTGACCGGAGGGCCGTTCGCGGTCCTCTCGGTGGTCGCGCTGGCCGGCCTGACCCTCGCATTCCGCCGTCACGAACGCGGGCGCTCGACGCTCGTCGGCCGGATTCGGGCCGCAGTCGGTCGCGCCGGCGACCCACCCGGCGACGACGGCTAA